GGCTCAAAAGCTAAGCTCAATTGGCAAAAAAAATTTAGCGCCCATGTAAATTATAAATATTTTATAAACGATCTTCATGTCTAATTTTAACAAGAATAGCATCCACCAAATTTTTCGAAAGATAAGAATAAGCACTCCCTTCAAAATGATAAGTGCAATCTTCTTTTTCCTAAAAAATCGAAATTATAAATCGACAAAAAAAATATTTTATTGTTTAATTCCTCCCCCCGAATTAAAAAACATTGGAGACCATGCACAGGCTGTTACAATACGTATCTGGCTTTCGAAAAACTTTTCTGATTACAAAATCATTGAGATCGACAAAAACAACACACGTTCAAAATTTTTTGTATGGGCAATAAAAAAAGTTCTTTCTTCCAAAGATCTATTTTTTGTGCACAGTGGAGGAAACTTAAGTGACCGTGCTCCATGGTCAGAAAATGGTAGAAGAATGATTGTCAAATCATTTAAAAATAATTTAGTTTGTGTGCTTCCTCAAACCATTCATTTTTCAAATACAGAAAATGGGGAAATTGAACTAGAAAGATCGAAGAAGATTTACAATAATCATCCCAAATTAATAATTACAGGACGCGATATGCAAAGCACTGCTCTGGCCAAAAAGCATTTCTACTCTGCCTCAATTATGTCTTGCCCCGACTTTGTTCTACTATACTCTAATTATCTGAAAAACAGCACCAATATCGCCCCAAGCAAGGAGGTATTATTCTGCTTTAGAAATGATTCTGAATCAGCATTTACAAAAAAAGATCGAATGAAATTTACTGAGATGAATGCACACCTCTCTCATGAAGTATTTGATACAACAATCGAGGAATATATCTTTAAAAAAGATGAACAGAAATTTCTTGACGACACCATCAATTATTTTTCAAGTTTTAAAGTAATTATAACTGATAGATACCATGGACTTATTTTCTGCATATTGGCTAAAAGACCATGTATTGTTTTACATACAGTAGACCATAAACTAACAGCGGCTTACACTTCCTGGTTCAAAAATATGCAGGGCATCTATTTAGCAAACGATATTCCTCATGCCC
Above is a genomic segment from uncultured Draconibacterium sp. containing:
- a CDS encoding polysaccharide pyruvyl transferase family protein codes for the protein MISAIFFFLKNRNYKSTKKIFYCLIPPPELKNIGDHAQAVTIRIWLSKNFSDYKIIEIDKNNTRSKFFVWAIKKVLSSKDLFFVHSGGNLSDRAPWSENGRRMIVKSFKNNLVCVLPQTIHFSNTENGEIELERSKKIYNNHPKLIITGRDMQSTALAKKHFYSASIMSCPDFVLLYSNYLKNSTNIAPSKEVLFCFRNDSESAFTKKDRMKFTEMNAHLSHEVFDTTIEEYIFKKDEQKFLDDTINYFSSFKVIITDRYHGLIFCILAKRPCIVLHTVDHKLTAAYTSWFKNMQGIYLANDIPHAQELLPNVLANSSSPVSDIDWNDKYFKNYTTQIKSNDSIS